The following are encoded together in the Macadamia integrifolia cultivar HAES 741 chromosome 10, SCU_Mint_v3, whole genome shotgun sequence genome:
- the LOC122091986 gene encoding uncharacterized protein LOC122091986 has product MEKIGYEVGSLALNVLVETISFFAKAFSFLSSLASDPLFSTIVALYSLILLYLPRIFVDLVFSPVLISTAVLLSSLLRLGAIQSVEEQIKKKPTEKEEIEIEIELLPVEVHKVVKYETGTETEEEAITEACFSPSLKPFFSAFNSFVEWNVGAPLEVIYEEYEGEEEEKEESCQMGIDRIPSLSLYYPESESDSSSDGDFPAIGKWDSRESMCFRWDEEDREGLIEIPLDGKRNSSSVLQVEEENLIEIDISLAPFGELQRGTDFSGENQNSDSV; this is encoded by the coding sequence ATGGAAAAGATAGGATACGAAGTGGGTTCTCTCGCTTTGAACGTTTTAGTAGAAACCATCAGTTTCTTCGCCAAAGCATTCTCATTCCTATCGTCTCTAGCTTCTGATCCTTTGTTCTCCACCATCGTCGCTCTATACAGCCTAATCCTCCTCTACCTCCCTCGAATTTTCGTCGACCTCGTCTTCTCACCTGTCTTGATCTCAACTGCAGTTCTGTTATCGAGCCTACTACGATTAGGAGCTATTCAGAGTGTTGAAGAACAGATCAAAAAGAAGCCAACGGAAAAGGaagaaatcgaaatcgaaatcgaattGCTGCCAGTCGAGGTTCACAAAGTGGTCAAATACGAAACAGGAAcagaaacagaggaagaagccATTACCGAAGCTTGTTTCAGTCCAAGTCTGAAACCCTTCTTCTCCGCCTTTAATTCATTCGTGGAATGGAACGTGGGGGCGCCATTAGAAGTCATCTACGAAGAgtatgaaggagaagaagaagagaaagaggaaagctGTCAAATGGGCATCGACAGAATCCCGTCCTTGTCGCTTTACTACCCAGAATCTGAGTCGGATAGCTCGTCGGACGGCGATTTTCCGGCAATCGGGAAGTGGGATTCGCGGGAAAGTATGTGTTTCAGATGGGACGAAGAGGACAGGGAGGGATTGATCGAGATACCGTTGGATGGTAAGAGAAACTCCTCCTCTGTTCTCCAAGTGGAAGAAGAGAACCTGATAGAAATTGACATTTCTCTTGCGCCATTCGGAGAGCTCCAGCGAGGAACTGACTTTTCCGGCGAGAATCAGAATTCAGATTCAGTTTAA